The proteins below come from a single Chitinophaga pinensis DSM 2588 genomic window:
- a CDS encoding bifunctional rhamnulose-1-phosphate aldolase/short-chain dehydrogenase — translation MSVSSLTNFKHVSYLWDEQKAAALAGDEVALLIYRSNLLGADLRLTNYGGGNTSCKVMARDPLTGKQTEVMWVKGSGGDLGTLKRSGLAALYVDRLHSLENIYRGIEHEDEMVELFNHCIFDLSSKAPSIDTPLHGFLPFKHIDHLHPDAAIAIAAAKDGKRITQELFGGTIGWVPWQRPGFDLGLQLRQCLQDNPGIRGIMLGSHGLFTWGDTAYESYINTLEVIERCAAYLEEHYGKKGPVFGGARISAPDAEVRKKQAAALAPVLRGLCSGHTRMVGHFTDDPRVLEFINSKDLDRLAPLGTSCPDHFLRTKISPLVLPLDPQASLEDVAAVKQQLEPLFAAYRAMYTDYYSTCRHPNSPALRDPNPVVILYPGIGMFTFSKDKQTARVAAEFYTNAINVMKGAEAISEYTALPRQEAFDIEYWLLEEAKLQRMPKPKALSGRIALITGSAGGIGKAIAKRFADEGACVIINDNDAGRLQSAKEEFTKQYGADVFTTAVLDVTKATDIHAAYEVASLAFGGVDMVVNCAGLSISKPLEAHTEKDWDLLYDVLVKGQFLVTQQGVEVMRKQDLGGDVINIVSKNALMSGPNNAGYGSAKAAQLHLSRLNAAELGKDGIRVNVINPDAVIADSKIWEGDWAAGRAKAYGITVEELPGYYAKRTLLNQVILPEDIASACFAVTGGLLGKSTGNVINVDGGVAAAFVR, via the coding sequence ATGTCGGTTTCTTCCTTAACAAATTTCAAACACGTAAGCTATCTCTGGGATGAACAGAAGGCCGCAGCATTGGCGGGGGATGAAGTAGCACTGCTGATTTACCGTTCTAACCTGCTGGGAGCCGATTTAAGGCTGACGAACTATGGTGGCGGTAATACTTCCTGTAAGGTAATGGCCAGAGATCCGCTTACTGGTAAACAAACGGAAGTCATGTGGGTAAAAGGTTCCGGCGGAGACCTCGGAACACTGAAACGCAGTGGCCTGGCTGCTTTATATGTCGACAGACTGCATAGCCTCGAAAACATCTACAGGGGAATAGAGCATGAAGATGAGATGGTGGAACTGTTCAATCACTGCATCTTTGACCTGAGCTCAAAAGCACCTTCTATTGATACGCCATTACACGGTTTTCTGCCGTTCAAACATATAGATCACCTGCATCCTGATGCTGCTATCGCGATTGCTGCAGCGAAGGATGGTAAACGTATCACGCAAGAGTTATTTGGTGGTACAATTGGTTGGGTACCCTGGCAGCGTCCGGGTTTTGATCTTGGTCTGCAACTGAGGCAATGCCTGCAGGATAATCCAGGTATCAGAGGTATTATGCTGGGTTCACATGGTCTGTTTACCTGGGGAGATACCGCATACGAAAGCTATATCAATACCCTGGAAGTGATTGAGCGTTGTGCTGCTTACCTGGAAGAACATTATGGCAAAAAAGGACCCGTATTTGGCGGTGCGCGTATTAGTGCTCCGGATGCGGAAGTGCGTAAGAAACAGGCAGCTGCACTGGCGCCGGTATTACGTGGACTCTGCTCTGGTCATACACGCATGGTAGGACATTTCACGGATGATCCGCGCGTACTGGAATTTATCAATTCAAAAGACCTCGACAGATTGGCTCCACTGGGTACCAGCTGTCCGGATCACTTCCTGCGTACGAAGATTAGTCCGCTGGTATTGCCATTAGATCCTCAGGCTTCGCTGGAAGACGTAGCGGCAGTCAAGCAACAGCTGGAACCGTTGTTTGCCGCCTACAGGGCGATGTATACCGACTATTACAGCACCTGTCGTCATCCGAACAGTCCGGCTTTACGTGATCCTAACCCTGTAGTGATCCTTTATCCGGGCATTGGTATGTTTACTTTCTCAAAAGACAAACAGACAGCCAGGGTGGCAGCGGAGTTTTATACCAATGCAATTAACGTCATGAAGGGCGCAGAGGCGATCTCTGAATATACCGCTTTGCCCAGACAGGAGGCTTTTGATATTGAATACTGGTTGCTGGAAGAGGCGAAGTTACAGCGTATGCCAAAGCCGAAGGCATTGTCTGGTCGTATCGCATTGATTACCGGTAGTGCAGGTGGTATCGGAAAGGCGATTGCAAAGAGATTTGCCGATGAAGGCGCATGTGTGATCATTAATGATAATGATGCCGGCCGACTGCAATCTGCAAAAGAAGAATTTACTAAACAGTACGGAGCAGATGTTTTTACAACGGCTGTGCTGGACGTCACAAAGGCGACAGATATACATGCGGCTTATGAGGTGGCCAGCCTGGCATTCGGCGGCGTTGATATGGTGGTGAATTGTGCCGGTTTGTCGATTTCCAAACCATTAGAGGCGCATACGGAGAAAGACTGGGATCTGTTGTATGATGTACTGGTAAAAGGTCAGTTCCTGGTAACACAGCAGGGCGTGGAAGTAATGCGTAAACAGGATCTTGGCGGAGACGTCATTAATATCGTCAGCAAAAATGCATTGATGAGTGGTCCGAATAATGCAGGCTATGGTTCTGCGAAAGCTGCTCAGTTACATCTGAGCCGTCTGAATGCAGCAGAACTGGGTAAAGACGGTATACGCGTGAATGTGATCAACCCGGATGCTGTTATTGCAGATAGTAAAATATGGGAAGGCGACTGGGCTGCCGGTCGTGCGAAAGCGTATGGTATTACGGTGGAAGAACTGCCGGGTTACTATGCGAAACGTACCCTGTTAAACCAGGTGATCCTTCCTGAAGATATTGCCAGCGCCTGCTTCGCTGTTACCGGTGGTTTGCTCGGCAAATCAACCGGCAATGTGATCAACGTAGATGGCGGTGTTGCGGCGGCATTTGTAAGATAA
- a CDS encoding TIM barrel protein, which yields MNIEKFQAAAFNDFHIQAHERNFEHVAANVPDIQNLIQKLQDFQVAIPSWALGTGGTRFGRFSGGGEPRNLEEKISDIGILHALNRSSGAISLHIPWDIPENAASIKALAAQYDIRFDAVNSNTFQDQADQAHSYKFGSLHHVDKAVRKQAIEHNIEVIRYGVELGSNALSLWLADGSCFPGQLNFRGAFKRTLDSLQEIYAALPDAWKLYIEYKAFEPNFYSTTIGDWGQSLLFANKLGPKAYTLVDLGHHLPNANIEQIVSLLLMEGKLAGFHFNDSKYGDDDLTVGSINPYQLFLIFNELVEGMNARGMNHATDLGWMIDASHNVKDPLEDLLQSVEAIMIAYAQALLVDTKALQTAQQNNDVVAAQEILQAAYRMDVRPLVAQARLQAGGVLQPVAFYREFKIREQLIKERGLKTVATGL from the coding sequence ATGAATATAGAAAAATTCCAGGCCGCTGCTTTTAATGATTTCCATATACAGGCACATGAGCGCAATTTTGAGCATGTTGCAGCGAATGTTCCCGACATACAGAACCTCATTCAGAAATTACAGGATTTCCAGGTAGCGATTCCCAGTTGGGCACTGGGTACAGGTGGTACCCGTTTTGGCCGTTTCTCCGGAGGTGGGGAACCGCGTAATCTTGAAGAGAAAATCTCCGATATCGGCATATTACACGCACTGAACAGAAGCAGCGGGGCTATTTCTCTGCATATCCCCTGGGATATTCCGGAGAATGCAGCCAGCATTAAAGCATTGGCAGCGCAATATGACATCCGTTTTGATGCGGTTAATTCCAATACTTTCCAGGACCAGGCGGATCAGGCGCATAGCTATAAATTCGGCTCCCTGCATCATGTAGACAAGGCTGTCCGCAAACAGGCCATAGAACATAACATTGAAGTGATCAGATATGGCGTAGAACTTGGATCCAACGCGCTCAGTCTCTGGCTGGCAGATGGTTCCTGTTTCCCTGGTCAGCTGAATTTCAGAGGCGCCTTCAAACGTACGCTGGATAGTTTACAGGAGATTTATGCGGCATTACCGGATGCCTGGAAATTATATATCGAATACAAGGCATTTGAGCCTAATTTTTACTCTACCACCATCGGTGACTGGGGACAATCCCTGCTTTTCGCGAATAAGCTGGGTCCTAAAGCGTATACGCTGGTTGACCTGGGACATCATCTGCCGAATGCCAATATTGAGCAGATCGTTTCCCTATTGCTGATGGAAGGCAAACTGGCCGGTTTCCACTTCAACGATTCCAAATACGGTGATGACGACCTGACTGTAGGTAGCATCAACCCTTATCAGCTTTTCCTGATCTTCAATGAACTGGTGGAGGGAATGAATGCCCGTGGTATGAACCATGCGACTGACCTGGGTTGGATGATCGATGCTTCTCATAATGTGAAAGATCCGCTGGAAGACCTTTTACAATCCGTTGAAGCCATCATGATCGCGTATGCACAGGCGCTGCTGGTAGATACAAAAGCATTACAGACCGCCCAACAGAACAACGATGTGGTGGCAGCACAGGAAATATTACAGGCTGCTTACCGCATGGATGTTCGTCCGCTGGTAGCGCAGGCACGTCTGCAGGCAGGAGGTGTTTTACAACCTGTTGCGTTCTATCGTGAGTTTAAGATAAGAGAACAGCTGATTAAAGAAAGAGGGCTGAAGACCGTTGCTACAGGACTTTAG
- a CDS encoding FGGY-family carbohydrate kinase, with the protein MRCIAILDIGKTNKKAFLIDEHYRIVRESGTCFPEIKDEDGDLCEDITLLTNWVRDSLRELVSLPEYTVTAINFSTYGASMVYLDEEGHILAPLYNYLKPFPQGMQEALCAGSGGLDKVCSDTASPALGSLNAGLQLYRIKQTKPALFDKIRYALHLPQYISFLVTGQPLSDITSVGCHTMLWDFSQQRYHEWVLKEGLTEKLAPIFPGNRVLPATIEGSNYMAGVGLHDSSAALIPYLSSFSEPFALISTGTWCITLNPFNNNPLTPAELAADCLCYLTYENRPVKAARLFAGNEHEQEVKRLAEYYQTPVNYYQQVVFDPAIFAQLLAVAPQHQTPVHGTGLLQSSRFAERPLTDFISYEIAYHRLLMDIMEQQQFSSSLVLADTPVKRIFVDGGFSRNTVYMHLLAAAFPHMEVYAASVAQATAVGAALAIHRHWNTQQLPADLVEMRHYSHGSIYI; encoded by the coding sequence ATGAGATGTATTGCAATACTTGACATTGGCAAAACCAACAAGAAAGCCTTTCTCATAGATGAACACTACCGGATAGTCCGGGAGAGTGGGACCTGTTTTCCTGAAATAAAAGACGAAGATGGTGATCTGTGTGAAGATATTACGTTGCTGACCAACTGGGTAAGGGATAGTCTGCGTGAACTGGTTTCCTTACCGGAATATACGGTAACAGCGATCAATTTCAGTACTTACGGCGCCAGTATGGTCTACCTGGATGAGGAAGGGCATATACTGGCGCCTCTTTATAATTACCTGAAACCATTTCCCCAGGGGATGCAGGAGGCGCTCTGTGCCGGTAGTGGTGGATTGGATAAGGTATGCAGTGATACAGCTTCACCCGCATTGGGCAGTCTGAATGCCGGATTACAGCTGTACCGGATCAAACAGACAAAGCCTGCGCTGTTTGATAAGATCAGGTATGCATTGCACCTGCCACAGTATATCAGTTTCCTGGTGACGGGACAGCCGCTATCGGATATTACCAGTGTCGGATGTCATACGATGTTGTGGGACTTCTCACAACAGCGCTATCATGAGTGGGTGCTGAAAGAGGGACTTACGGAAAAGCTGGCACCGATATTTCCCGGGAACAGGGTCTTGCCAGCCACTATTGAAGGAAGTAATTATATGGCAGGTGTCGGACTGCATGACAGTTCTGCGGCATTGATCCCTTATTTATCCAGCTTTTCTGAGCCATTTGCCCTGATCTCGACAGGCACCTGGTGTATTACCCTCAATCCGTTCAATAATAACCCCTTGACGCCCGCCGAATTAGCGGCCGACTGTCTCTGTTATCTCACCTACGAAAATCGTCCTGTAAAGGCCGCAAGGCTGTTTGCCGGCAACGAACATGAGCAGGAGGTGAAAAGGCTGGCAGAATATTATCAGACACCGGTAAATTACTACCAGCAAGTCGTATTCGACCCTGCTATATTTGCTCAATTGCTCGCGGTAGCGCCGCAACACCAAACACCTGTACATGGTACAGGTCTGTTGCAGTCCTCCCGCTTTGCAGAAAGGCCATTGACTGACTTTATCAGTTATGAGATTGCTTACCACCGTTTACTGATGGATATCATGGAACAGCAGCAGTTTTCTTCATCGCTGGTATTGGCAGACACGCCGGTAAAACGGATTTTCGTGGACGGTGGTTTTAGCAGGAATACGGTATATATGCATCTGCTGGCAGCAGCATTCCCTCATATGGAAGTGTACGCCGCCTCAGTAGCCCAGGCTACAGCAGTAGGAGCCGCTCTCGCTATCCACAGGCACTGGAATACCCAACAATTACCGGCTGACCTGGTAGAGATGAGACACTATAGCCACGGCTCGATTTATATTTGA
- a CDS encoding (Fe-S)-binding protein, with amino-acid sequence MKVGLFIPCYIDQFYPQVGIATLSLLEKLGCEVVYPQGQTCCGQPMANSGFEHLTSGCNTLFVDHFQDFDYIVGPSGSCVLHIKDHLHVPEREDQATHIRQRIYELAEFLTDVLKVERLQARFPHKVGIHQSCHGQRGLGLSQMSELVAEPFSKPQQLLQMVEGLELVELKRKDECCGFGGTFCVFEEAVSVKMGKDRITDHVNNGAEYITGNDVSCLMHLEGILRRQQSNVKVLHMAEILNASID; translated from the coding sequence ATGAAAGTAGGACTATTCATACCATGTTACATCGACCAGTTTTATCCACAGGTAGGTATCGCCACGTTATCGCTACTGGAGAAACTGGGTTGTGAAGTGGTATACCCGCAGGGACAAACCTGCTGTGGTCAACCCATGGCCAATTCCGGATTCGAACACCTCACTTCCGGTTGTAATACACTTTTCGTAGACCATTTCCAGGATTTTGACTACATCGTTGGTCCTTCCGGTAGCTGCGTACTGCATATCAAAGATCATCTGCATGTACCTGAACGGGAAGACCAAGCCACGCATATCCGCCAGCGCATTTACGAACTGGCCGAATTCCTGACGGATGTACTCAAGGTGGAAAGGCTGCAGGCCAGATTCCCTCATAAGGTAGGCATTCACCAGAGTTGTCACGGACAACGTGGTTTAGGACTCTCCCAGATGAGTGAGCTCGTGGCGGAGCCTTTTTCCAAACCACAGCAGTTATTGCAGATGGTAGAAGGACTGGAACTGGTCGAGCTCAAACGTAAGGACGAGTGCTGCGGGTTTGGCGGTACCTTCTGTGTGTTTGAAGAAGCCGTTTCGGTGAAGATGGGGAAAGACCGTATTACGGATCACGTCAATAATGGCGCTGAATATATCACCGGAAATGATGTGAGTTGCCTGATGCACCTGGAAGGGATCTTACGCAGAC